The following proteins are co-located in the Streptomyces sp. NBC_01198 genome:
- a CDS encoding SGNH/GDSL hydrolase family protein, producing the protein MTGKLQSSSETDRPEDVQMTVLLVGDSNLARLYDELPDLVPQAFGADVECRAAGGAWSGSLRQQIGDRTVRDYEAVVVSIGSSDSHPPFGSSPAAFRENLSREMEGGGRWIALLPRDLLRAFAPYTADEVNPRIRGFGRILAELVKASGGIALDVGAITGPLALAAYDDDGIHLTREAYEKLVPEIADAIRAVAR; encoded by the coding sequence ATGACGGGCAAGCTGCAGTCGTCCAGTGAGACCGACCGGCCCGAGGATGTACAAATGACGGTCCTTCTTGTAGGCGACAGCAACCTCGCTCGCCTGTACGACGAACTCCCCGACCTGGTGCCGCAAGCGTTCGGCGCCGACGTCGAGTGCCGCGCCGCAGGAGGCGCATGGTCCGGATCCCTTCGCCAGCAGATCGGCGACCGGACAGTGCGGGACTACGAGGCGGTCGTGGTGTCGATCGGAAGCAGCGACAGCCACCCGCCCTTCGGCAGTTCCCCGGCAGCCTTCCGCGAGAACCTGTCCCGGGAAATGGAAGGCGGAGGACGGTGGATCGCCCTTCTACCGCGTGACCTGCTGCGCGCTTTCGCCCCCTACACAGCCGACGAGGTCAACCCCCGGATCCGGGGCTTCGGTCGGATTCTGGCCGAGTTGGTCAAGGCGTCCGGCGGCATCGCACTGGATGTCGGGGCGATAACCGGACCACTCGCGCTGGCGGCGTACGACGACGATGGCATCCATCTGACGCGCGAGGCCTACGAGAAGCTGGTGCCCGAGATCGCCGACGCGATCAGGGCGGTCGCACGATGA